A region of Candidatus Obscuribacter sp. DNA encodes the following proteins:
- a CDS encoding site-specific integrase, which produces MSDKQFVFTTTLLEKLESSEKRVRYYDLKFKGLLLEVLPSGNKVFRYRKTVNYKDEVVKLGEFPYMTVEQAREEAIKLNALLVEGVRFTKAREQQRQELTLKELSDFYFEQYAEGRVKTWEEMKKAVERRFEPELSLPLSKLDSTVIQMRINALAQGKHHHRANRALDDIKAILSYGVKKKFLKENPAIDVDRFEVESRTRIIQPHEFAPLMEAINNCGDDRMRDFFLICLYTGARSGNVKTMRWEHVHLDLSSWIIPKSKNGSALNIALSQPALEILIRREKQRELNPWVFPGGRPHQPTNKHIQEPKKMWSRIRVAAGVPDLRIHDLRRSLGSYMSMNQSNTATVMSALGHKSLQAAQIYQRVNISAVKDATEQAILLMEKMSLKSKS; this is translated from the coding sequence GTGCGCTACTACGACCTTAAGTTCAAGGGGCTGCTACTGGAAGTACTACCTTCAGGCAACAAGGTCTTTAGATATAGAAAAACGGTCAATTACAAGGACGAAGTGGTCAAGCTGGGTGAATTTCCCTATATGACCGTTGAGCAGGCACGTGAAGAGGCGATCAAGCTCAATGCACTCCTGGTCGAAGGAGTCCGCTTTACCAAAGCGAGAGAACAACAACGCCAAGAACTCACTCTAAAAGAACTATCTGACTTTTATTTTGAGCAATATGCAGAAGGTCGCGTAAAGACCTGGGAAGAAATGAAGAAAGCAGTAGAACGAAGATTTGAACCAGAACTCAGCTTGCCTCTATCTAAACTAGACAGCACCGTCATCCAGATGCGTATAAACGCACTTGCCCAGGGCAAACACCATCACCGCGCCAATCGAGCCCTGGATGACATCAAAGCTATTCTCTCTTACGGTGTCAAAAAAAAGTTTCTCAAAGAAAATCCAGCCATTGATGTAGATCGCTTTGAAGTCGAATCAAGAACCAGAATCATTCAGCCTCATGAATTTGCACCATTGATGGAGGCAATCAACAACTGTGGCGATGATCGTATGCGCGACTTCTTTTTGATTTGCTTGTATACCGGTGCTCGTAGCGGCAATGTCAAAACAATGCGCTGGGAGCATGTGCATCTGGATCTTTCATCCTGGATTATTCCCAAGTCAAAAAATGGATCGGCACTAAACATCGCGCTATCCCAGCCAGCCCTCGAAATATTGATCAGAAGAGAAAAGCAAAGAGAATTAAATCCATGGGTCTTCCCTGGAGGCAGGCCGCACCAGCCAACAAACAAACATATCCAGGAGCCCAAGAAAATGTGGAGCAGGATAAGAGTGGCAGCAGGTGTACCAGACCTGCGCATACATGATCTCCGTCGCTCGCTCGGCAGCTACATGTCGATGAACCAATCAAATACAGCGACAGTCATGTCAGCCCTCGGTCACAAGAGTCTGCAGGCCGCGCAGATCTATCAAAGAGTAAATATCTCCGCGGTCAAAGATGCTACAGAACAAGCCATCTTGCTGATGGAGAAGATGTCCCTCAAATCTAAATCTTAG